From a single Thermococcus sp. LS1 genomic region:
- a CDS encoding thiamine ABC transporter substrate-binding protein encodes MRRLAALFIMMLLVGTIGASRPVKAQEELTVYSYDSIEWWMKEIVPIFEEKYGVKVNLVLIGDAGEVLNRLILEKDNPQADVVVGIDNSYLAKAIDAGVLEPYKPENADVIPDWIIEKFDPTFHLTPYDYGYIAINYRKDMVQNPPTSLEDLTKPEWKGKLIIEDPRTSSPGMAFLLWTIAVYGDDWLYYWEKLKENDVQIVEGWSAAWGAFTKGEYPLVLSYATSPAATVYYENNTNIGAVAFKEGNYLQIEGAGIVKGAKHPELAKKFIEFLISEEAQEKLPVNQWMYPVNKNVQLPEVFQYAVEVDKPVTVDPAEIEKNYEAWLKQWTELMIEGKSADEILGKTTTETNGETDNAGICGPALIVGLAIVPLLLRRRR; translated from the coding sequence ATGAGAAGGTTAGCCGCTCTGTTCATCATGATGCTCCTCGTTGGGACCATCGGCGCTTCCAGGCCGGTGAAGGCTCAGGAGGAGCTCACGGTTTACTCCTACGACAGCATAGAGTGGTGGATGAAGGAGATAGTTCCGATATTCGAGGAGAAGTACGGCGTTAAGGTCAACCTCGTTCTCATAGGCGATGCTGGAGAGGTTCTCAACAGGCTCATCCTCGAGAAGGACAACCCGCAGGCTGACGTCGTCGTCGGCATAGACAACAGCTACCTCGCCAAGGCCATAGATGCGGGCGTTCTTGAGCCCTACAAGCCGGAGAACGCCGACGTTATCCCAGACTGGATAATCGAGAAGTTTGACCCGACCTTCCACCTCACACCCTACGACTACGGATACATAGCTATCAACTACCGCAAGGACATGGTTCAGAACCCGCCGACCAGCCTCGAAGACCTCACCAAGCCAGAGTGGAAGGGCAAGCTCATCATCGAGGATCCGAGAACCAGCTCGCCGGGAATGGCCTTCCTCCTGTGGACGATAGCCGTTTACGGTGACGACTGGCTCTACTACTGGGAGAAGCTCAAGGAGAACGACGTCCAGATCGTCGAGGGCTGGAGCGCAGCCTGGGGAGCTTTCACCAAGGGCGAGTATCCGCTCGTGCTCAGCTACGCAACCTCTCCGGCAGCAACCGTCTACTACGAGAACAACACCAACATCGGCGCGGTCGCCTTCAAGGAGGGCAACTACCTCCAGATCGAGGGTGCTGGAATAGTCAAGGGTGCCAAGCACCCCGAGCTGGCCAAGAAGTTCATAGAGTTCCTTATCAGCGAGGAGGCCCAGGAGAAGCTTCCGGTCAACCAGTGGATGTACCCAGTCAACAAGAACGTCCAGCTCCCCGAGGTCTTCCAGTACGCGGTTGAGGTCGACAAGCCCGTCACCGTTGACCCGGCCGAGATAGAGAAGAACTACGAGGCTTGGCTCAAGCAGTGGACCGAGCTCATGATCGAGGGCAAGAGCGCTGACGAGATACTCGGCAAGACCACCACAGAAACCAACGGGGAAACTGATAACGCCGGCATCTGCGGACCGGCCCTAATAGTCGGCCTTGCCATAGTGCCGCTCCTCCTCAGGAGGAGGCGCTGA
- a CDS encoding metal-dependent transcriptional regulator: MEISKREEEYLETMYILHKNKGIIRVKDIAKMMRVKPPSVVDALKKLNEKGLVEYEKYDRILLTEKGREIAEQTYSKHLLLTEFFIDILGIPPEIAEHDACQFEHYVSEITVQRIREFAQFIQEQCPYVLKQFIKEKLAENQKK, from the coding sequence TTGGAGATAAGCAAGAGGGAAGAGGAGTATCTCGAGACGATGTACATACTCCACAAGAACAAGGGTATCATCCGGGTCAAGGACATAGCTAAAATGATGCGCGTAAAGCCGCCGAGCGTCGTCGATGCGCTTAAAAAGCTCAACGAAAAGGGCTTAGTCGAATACGAGAAATACGACAGGATTCTTCTGACCGAGAAAGGCCGCGAAATTGCTGAGCAGACTTATTCAAAGCACCTCCTTCTCACGGAGTTCTTCATCGACATCCTTGGCATACCTCCAGAGATAGCGGAGCACGACGCCTGTCAGTTCGAGCACTACGTCAGCGAGATAACCGTGCAGAGGATAAGGGAGTTCGCCCAGTTCATCCAGGAGCAGTGCCCCTACGTGCTCAAGCAGTTCATCAAAGAGAAGCTGGCAGAGAATCAGAAAAAATGA
- a CDS encoding NCS2 family permease, with translation MGWFERYFEFDRYGTDMKTEVLAGVTTFMTMAYILFVNPAILSDAMGKEAFNSLVAVTALAAGFATILMGLYAKKPFALAPGMGLNAYFAYSVVLGMGYDWKVALAAVFVEGLIFIALSVTKVRSAIIHAIPLSQKYAVGAGIGLFLTLIGLNDVGLLTAFVQEGVLKFTGLNATALASKQILLFFFGLFLTAVLIALRIKGALLISIITTSVLGWITGAAPWPDQIFSTPDISYTFMKMDLQGLLNVGAIGVVFAFFMVDFFDTLGTVTGLSAKAGFITTDGKIPDAEKVLLTDAVGTTVGAILGTSTVTTYIESAAGIEEGGRTGMTALITGFLFLAIGLFIAPLAQAIPAFATAPALVIVGYYMLSAIKEVDFTDHTEAIPAFLVLITIPYTYSIADGIGMGFISYTLIKLFSGRGKEVHPLMYVLALVFIAYFAYLGGVI, from the coding sequence ATGGGCTGGTTCGAGAGGTACTTCGAGTTTGATAGGTACGGCACCGATATGAAAACTGAGGTTCTGGCGGGCGTTACGACTTTCATGACCATGGCCTACATTCTCTTCGTGAACCCGGCGATACTCAGCGATGCCATGGGTAAGGAAGCCTTCAACTCGCTCGTCGCAGTTACCGCTCTGGCGGCAGGATTTGCAACGATCCTCATGGGTCTCTATGCCAAGAAGCCCTTCGCTCTCGCTCCAGGAATGGGGCTGAACGCCTACTTCGCCTACAGCGTGGTTCTGGGCATGGGCTACGACTGGAAGGTGGCTTTAGCTGCCGTCTTCGTCGAGGGTCTCATCTTCATCGCGCTGAGCGTTACCAAGGTCAGGAGCGCCATAATCCACGCGATTCCGCTCAGCCAGAAGTACGCCGTTGGTGCTGGAATAGGCCTCTTCCTTACGCTCATAGGCCTCAACGACGTCGGACTTCTCACAGCTTTCGTCCAGGAGGGGGTGCTCAAATTCACAGGTCTGAACGCTACCGCACTGGCGAGCAAGCAGATCCTGCTGTTCTTCTTCGGCCTCTTCCTGACCGCAGTTCTTATTGCCCTCCGCATTAAGGGGGCTCTCCTCATCTCCATCATAACCACCAGCGTCCTCGGCTGGATTACCGGAGCCGCGCCATGGCCGGACCAGATTTTCTCAACCCCGGACATAAGCTACACCTTCATGAAGATGGACCTCCAGGGACTGCTCAACGTTGGAGCAATCGGTGTGGTCTTCGCGTTCTTCATGGTTGATTTCTTCGACACCCTCGGAACGGTGACCGGTCTGAGCGCCAAGGCTGGCTTCATAACCACAGACGGAAAGATACCCGATGCAGAAAAGGTCCTTCTCACTGATGCCGTCGGCACGACCGTCGGTGCGATCCTTGGAACCTCGACCGTTACCACCTACATCGAGAGTGCGGCGGGAATAGAAGAGGGCGGCAGAACTGGAATGACTGCCCTGATTACGGGCTTCCTGTTCTTGGCCATAGGTCTCTTCATAGCCCCATTGGCACAGGCAATACCGGCCTTTGCCACTGCTCCAGCGCTGGTCATAGTGGGTTACTACATGCTCAGCGCTATTAAGGAAGTCGACTTTACCGACCACACGGAAGCGATTCCAGCGTTCCTCGTGCTCATAACAATACCCTACACCTACTCCATAGCGGATGGAATAGGCATGGGCTTCATCAGCTATACTCTGATCAAGCTTTTCAGCGGCCGCGGAAAAGAAGTTCATCCGCTGATGTACGTCCTCGCCCTGGTGTTCATAGCCTACTTCGCATACCTCGGCGGAGTCATCTGA
- a CDS encoding ABC transporter ATP-binding protein has product MVRVELRNVVRAWEDFRLTIEYLEARDGEFLTLLGPSGCGKTTTLRIIAGFEKPDTGEILFDGKVVNELPPYERGIGIVFQDYALFPHMTVFKNVAFGLEMKRLPKAEIERKVIWALELVGLEGLENRYPEQLSGGQQQRVALARALVVEPDVLLLDEPLSNLDAKIRERLRGEIKRIQRELGITTIYVTHDQEEAMAISDRIAVMNFGRVEQVGKPLELYYRPKTEFVARFLGLSNILELKAKDGEACIGGLCFDVERDGKVRVFFRPESVYVKPGEMAEVVDYELLPGRIRLRLKIGDELILAERFLDELPFSVENLPERVDVEVKSFSVLGD; this is encoded by the coding sequence ATGGTGAGGGTTGAACTGAGAAACGTAGTTAGGGCATGGGAAGATTTCAGGCTTACTATCGAGTATCTGGAAGCCAGAGACGGCGAGTTTTTAACGCTCCTCGGTCCGAGCGGCTGCGGAAAGACGACGACGCTCAGGATAATAGCGGGCTTTGAGAAGCCCGATACCGGAGAGATACTTTTCGACGGGAAGGTCGTGAACGAGCTGCCGCCTTACGAGAGGGGCATAGGGATAGTCTTTCAGGACTACGCGCTCTTTCCCCACATGACGGTCTTCAAAAACGTCGCTTTCGGTCTGGAAATGAAGAGGCTCCCGAAGGCCGAGATTGAGAGAAAGGTAATATGGGCATTGGAGCTTGTTGGTTTGGAAGGCCTCGAAAACCGCTACCCGGAGCAGCTGAGCGGCGGCCAGCAGCAGAGGGTAGCCCTGGCCAGAGCCTTGGTAGTCGAACCAGATGTTCTCCTCCTCGATGAACCGCTCAGCAACCTTGACGCCAAGATAAGGGAGCGCCTGAGAGGAGAGATAAAGAGGATCCAGCGTGAGCTTGGGATAACAACCATCTACGTCACCCACGACCAGGAAGAGGCCATGGCGATAAGCGACAGGATAGCGGTGATGAACTTCGGCAGAGTCGAACAGGTTGGAAAGCCGCTGGAGCTTTACTACAGGCCCAAGACCGAGTTCGTGGCGCGCTTTCTGGGGCTGAGCAACATCCTTGAGCTGAAGGCCAAGGATGGGGAGGCCTGCATAGGCGGACTGTGCTTCGACGTTGAAAGGGATGGAAAGGTCCGGGTCTTTTTCAGGCCGGAGAGCGTTTACGTGAAGCCCGGGGAGATGGCGGAGGTAGTGGACTACGAGCTTCTGCCCGGGAGGATAAGGCTCAGGCTTAAAATCGGAGACGAGCTTATCCTGGCCGAGCGCTTCCTTGACGAGCTGCCGTTCAGTGTGGAGAACCTTCCGGAACGGGTTGATGTGGAAGTGAAAAGCTTTTCGGTGCTCGGGGACTGA
- a CDS encoding iron ABC transporter permease: MRLSKLVLLVPLAFLVAFFYIPLISIIKTGLWDNGPTLKYIASVLSNNYHRRVILFTIGQAIASTLLTLALGLPGAYIFAKYDFPGKSLLKAVLTVPFVMPSVMVALGYILLFGKSGFITQIIGRDLGIIYSWKAILLAHAFYNFPIVIRMVSSLWQRVNPHYEEMAMALGARDWRLFWKVTLPLISPAIFASAMLTFVFCFLSFSIPLILGGYQYATIEVDIFTSIMVLLDFKTGSALAIIQITLSMLFMYLYLRSLDAYARREEQRVLQRPKRFTRKDVFSLKGLLIGAYSLAVLLFIIAPLLAVLYDSLHFNDQWSLEWYRRIFSTEYNPMFGATTLDAIRNSLTFGFATVFLSVIIALPVAYALHRWNFKGKRLFDVLVMLPLASSAITLGLGYIRIFHGTPLYYTAWLIIAAHTIIAYPFVLRAVSTSLKKIRPNLWEAALSLGAKEWKAFLRVELPLALGGVIVGAIFAFAISIAELGATYMLARPEYTTMTVAIYRFLGARQFGSASALSVLLMAISTASFLIIERIGEEVW; the protein is encoded by the coding sequence ATGAGGCTTTCGAAGCTCGTGCTGCTCGTTCCGCTGGCTTTCCTTGTGGCCTTCTTCTACATCCCCCTAATCAGCATAATAAAGACGGGATTGTGGGATAACGGCCCGACGCTCAAGTACATAGCCTCGGTTCTCTCAAACAACTATCACCGGCGTGTGATTCTCTTCACAATAGGCCAGGCAATAGCATCCACGCTCCTGACCTTAGCTTTGGGCCTTCCCGGAGCGTACATCTTTGCCAAGTACGATTTTCCCGGAAAAAGCCTGCTCAAAGCGGTCCTCACCGTCCCATTCGTCATGCCAAGCGTGATGGTAGCTTTGGGCTACATCCTGCTCTTCGGTAAGAGCGGCTTCATAACCCAGATTATCGGCCGCGATTTGGGGATAATATACTCCTGGAAGGCCATACTTCTCGCCCACGCCTTCTACAACTTCCCCATCGTCATCAGAATGGTTTCCTCCCTCTGGCAGCGTGTTAATCCCCACTACGAGGAGATGGCTATGGCTTTGGGTGCCCGAGACTGGAGGCTCTTCTGGAAGGTGACGCTCCCCCTGATTTCTCCCGCGATTTTCGCCTCGGCGATGCTCACCTTCGTCTTCTGCTTCCTCAGCTTCTCCATTCCGCTCATCCTCGGCGGCTACCAGTACGCGACCATAGAGGTGGACATCTTCACCTCGATAATGGTGCTCCTGGACTTCAAGACGGGTTCTGCTCTGGCGATAATCCAGATAACGCTCAGCATGCTCTTCATGTACCTCTACCTGAGGAGCCTCGACGCCTACGCTAGGCGTGAGGAGCAGAGAGTTCTCCAGAGGCCAAAGCGCTTTACGCGGAAAGACGTTTTCAGTCTTAAGGGACTCCTCATAGGGGCCTACTCGTTAGCCGTTCTGCTCTTCATCATAGCCCCGCTTTTAGCCGTCCTCTATGATTCCCTGCACTTCAACGACCAGTGGAGCCTCGAGTGGTACAGGAGGATATTCTCGACCGAATACAATCCCATGTTCGGTGCCACAACGCTCGACGCGATAAGGAACTCCCTAACCTTTGGATTTGCGACGGTCTTCCTCTCAGTGATAATCGCCCTTCCAGTCGCCTACGCGCTTCACCGCTGGAACTTCAAAGGAAAGCGGCTCTTCGACGTCCTCGTTATGCTCCCGCTGGCGAGTTCTGCCATAACCCTCGGTTTGGGATACATCAGGATCTTCCACGGCACGCCGCTCTACTACACCGCCTGGCTCATCATAGCTGCTCACACGATAATCGCCTATCCCTTCGTCCTGAGGGCAGTTTCGACTTCGCTGAAGAAGATAAGACCCAACCTATGGGAGGCCGCCCTGAGTCTCGGCGCGAAGGAATGGAAGGCCTTTCTCAGGGTGGAGCTGCCGCTTGCTCTGGGCGGCGTTATAGTGGGTGCCATCTTCGCCTTCGCGATAAGCATAGCCGAGCTTGGAGCGACCTACATGCTGGCAAGGCCAGAATACACCACTATGACAGTTGCAATATACCGCTTCCTCGGGGCGAGACAGTTCGGTTCTGCTTCGGCCCTTTCGGTTCTCCTGATGGCGATTTCAACCGCGAGCTTCCTGATCATAGAGAGGATAGGTGAGGAAGTATGGTGA
- a CDS encoding P1 family peptidase, which translates to MKAPELGIRIGRYAHGKRNSIADLGVKVGHATIIEGEDIRTGVTVLLPPVENPYEEKLFAGTFVMNGFSKPIGFVQVEELGYIETPIALTNTLSVYTVADALIDLWTEKNLKAFSVSPVVMECNDWYLNDIRKRAVRKEHVFEAVKKASLDFEEGSVGAGTGMSAFEFKGGIGSSSRIVEIGSEEYTVAALVLSNFGKREDLTIAGVPVGLELKDYPGRSLSLGGSISMVIATDAPLTSRQLGRLARRAVVGLARTGGYAYNGSGDIVLAFSTAQTVPRGKETHAIGFLPDDALSRLFVGAAEATEEAIINSLLQAKTTKGRNGHVRYALPKEEVLEIMERYGRLERAKS; encoded by the coding sequence ATGAAGGCCCCTGAGCTGGGAATAAGAATCGGCCGCTATGCTCACGGAAAGAGGAATTCCATTGCTGACCTAGGCGTCAAGGTCGGTCACGCGACGATAATTGAAGGTGAAGACATCAGAACGGGAGTTACCGTTCTTTTACCGCCGGTCGAGAACCCTTACGAGGAGAAGCTCTTTGCAGGTACTTTTGTTATGAACGGCTTTTCAAAGCCAATAGGCTTCGTTCAGGTTGAGGAGCTCGGCTATATTGAGACGCCCATAGCTTTGACTAACACACTGAGCGTTTACACTGTGGCAGACGCTTTAATAGACCTTTGGACTGAAAAGAATCTCAAGGCCTTCTCTGTGAGTCCCGTGGTTATGGAGTGCAATGACTGGTACCTCAACGACATACGGAAGCGCGCCGTGAGGAAGGAGCACGTCTTCGAGGCCGTCAAGAAGGCTTCGCTCGACTTCGAGGAAGGCTCCGTTGGAGCGGGCACTGGAATGAGCGCCTTCGAGTTCAAGGGCGGAATAGGATCATCATCGAGAATCGTCGAGATAGGGAGCGAGGAATACACTGTTGCTGCCCTGGTTCTCAGCAATTTCGGCAAGAGGGAAGACTTAACCATCGCTGGCGTTCCCGTTGGGCTTGAGCTGAAGGATTACCCCGGAAGGAGTCTTTCGCTCGGCGGGAGCATATCGATGGTTATCGCGACGGATGCTCCGCTAACGTCGAGGCAGCTTGGAAGACTCGCCAGGAGGGCAGTGGTAGGCCTCGCCAGAACGGGCGGCTACGCATACAACGGCAGTGGCGATATCGTTCTGGCATTCTCGACGGCACAGACTGTTCCGCGCGGAAAGGAGACTCATGCAATAGGCTTCCTTCCTGACGACGCTTTAAGCCGGCTCTTCGTTGGGGCGGCAGAGGCAACCGAGGAAGCGATAATCAACTCCCTCCTTCAGGCGAAAACGACGAAGGGGAGAAACGGCCACGTGAGGTACGCACTGCCAAAGGAAGAGGTCCTTGAGATAATGGAGAGATACGGAAGGCTTGAAAGGGCTAAATCTTGA